In Deinococcus maricopensis DSM 21211, one genomic interval encodes:
- a CDS encoding S1 family peptidase — protein sequence MMLKRMLSAAAISMVAILSACNQTAVVPTSTDAPVAATPAKGVDQQIVYGTVSAYGSRPYQVAVLPSTRPNSAYCGGTLIGSNWVMTAAHCVYGASASSRIVRAGVYTLSNSTEGQKLNVAQIYVHPNYRSSADSYDIALLRLSSAVTTSAAKPAALPSNSVESVLDVDGKYAVVSGWGITESGSASDKLREVSIPISPTSGDCGSRPGNTICGKYASGKDSCNGDSGGPLAQTYNSKFYVLGIVSYGPTECRGYGVYTRVNGYLSWIQSVSGITAQ from the coding sequence ATGATGCTGAAACGTATGTTGTCCGCAGCGGCCATTTCGATGGTCGCCATCCTGAGTGCTTGTAACCAGACGGCCGTGGTGCCCACGTCCACCGACGCGCCGGTCGCCGCCACGCCCGCCAAGGGCGTCGATCAGCAGATCGTGTACGGCACCGTCAGCGCCTACGGCAGCCGCCCGTACCAGGTGGCCGTTCTGCCCAGCACCCGCCCGAACAGCGCGTACTGCGGCGGCACCCTGATCGGCAGCAACTGGGTCATGACCGCCGCGCACTGCGTGTACGGCGCGAGCGCCAGCAGCCGCATCGTCCGCGCCGGCGTGTACACCCTCAGCAACAGCACCGAAGGGCAGAAGCTGAACGTCGCGCAGATCTACGTCCACCCGAACTACCGCAGCAGCGCCGACAGCTACGACATCGCCCTGCTGCGCCTCAGCAGCGCCGTCACCACCAGCGCCGCCAAGCCTGCCGCGCTGCCCAGCAACAGCGTCGAAAGCGTCCTCGACGTGGACGGCAAGTACGCCGTCGTGAGCGGTTGGGGCATTACCGAGAGCGGCAGCGCCAGCGACAAACTCCGCGAGGTGAGCATTCCCATCAGCCCCACCAGCGGCGACTGCGGCAGCCGCCCCGGCAACACCATCTGCGGCAAGTACGCCAGCGGCAAGGACTCCTGCAACGGCGACAGCGGCGGCCCGCTCGCCCAGACGTACAACAGCAAGTTCTACGTCCTCGGGATCGTCAGCTACGGCCCCACCGAGTGCCGCGGCTACGGCGTCTACACCCGCGTGAACGGCTACCTCAGCTGGATCCAGTCGGTCAGCGGCATCACCGCGCAGTAA
- a CDS encoding Rieske 2Fe-2S domain-containing protein produces the protein MSERVLVGPTTDLPEGSQTEIKVDGVSVVVVHHEGAYYALRNNCTHKDYPLLGGDVSLGRITCEKHGAKFELATGKPRTLPAVKPVRIYRTEVDGDQVYVHPL, from the coding sequence ATGAGTGAACGCGTGCTGGTCGGCCCCACCACAGACCTGCCCGAAGGCAGCCAGACCGAAATCAAGGTGGACGGCGTGAGCGTCGTCGTCGTGCACCACGAGGGCGCGTACTACGCCCTGCGCAACAACTGCACCCACAAGGACTACCCGCTGCTCGGCGGCGACGTCAGCCTGGGCCGCATCACCTGCGAGAAACACGGCGCGAAATTCGAACTCGCCACCGGCAAGCCCCGTACCCTGCCTGCCGTGAAACCCGTCCGCATCTACCGCACCGAGGTGGACGGCGATCAGGTATACGTCCACCCGCTCTGA
- a CDS encoding type III pantothenate kinase, which produces MTSPLLVIDVGNTSTVLGLTDGDLNIVHTWRVRTNRDQLPDDLALQVRGLLSLSGAPAPGRAVLSSVAPPVGQNYALALERHFGVPVFEVSAENLPDVRVELDVPGNIGADRLCNLFGAERYLGEHAYVIVVDFGTSTNFDVIGRGRRFLGGVLATGAQVSADALFARAAKLPRIDLVAPASALGKNTVHALQSGLVFGYAEMVDGLLRRLRAELDAPALAVATGGFSRTVERICREIDVYDDTLTLRGLVALWASRPAEVAGVDRR; this is translated from the coding sequence ATGACGTCTCCTCTGCTCGTCATTGACGTGGGGAACACCAGCACGGTGCTGGGCCTCACGGACGGCGACCTGAACATCGTGCACACCTGGCGGGTCCGGACGAACCGCGATCAGCTTCCTGATGACCTCGCGCTGCAGGTGCGGGGGCTGCTGAGCCTGTCGGGGGCGCCGGCGCCGGGCCGGGCGGTCCTGTCGAGTGTGGCGCCGCCCGTCGGTCAGAATTACGCGCTGGCGTTGGAGCGGCATTTCGGCGTGCCGGTGTTCGAGGTGAGCGCGGAGAACCTCCCGGACGTGCGCGTGGAGCTGGACGTGCCGGGGAATATCGGCGCGGACCGCCTGTGCAACCTGTTCGGCGCGGAGCGGTACCTGGGGGAGCACGCGTATGTGATCGTGGTGGATTTCGGGACGAGCACGAATTTCGACGTGATCGGGCGTGGGCGGCGGTTCCTGGGGGGGGTGCTGGCGACGGGCGCGCAGGTGAGCGCGGACGCGTTGTTCGCGCGGGCGGCGAAGTTGCCGCGCATTGACCTGGTGGCGCCGGCGTCGGCGCTCGGGAAGAACACGGTGCACGCGCTGCAGTCGGGGTTGGTGTTCGGGTACGCGGAGATGGTGGATGGGTTGCTGCGGCGTCTGCGGGCGGAGCTGGACGCGCCGGCGCTGGCGGTGGCGACGGGGGGGTTCTCGCGGACGGTGGAGCGCATCTGCCGTGAAATTGACGTGTACGACGATACGTTGACGTTGCGGGGGTTGGTGGCGTTGTGGGCGTCACGACCGGCTGAGGTGGCGGGGGTGGATCGCCGCTGA
- a CDS encoding cupin domain-containing protein codes for MATERFAFPDDERTPNNPIPARVYRAALPADANAQAQHFAGHGWTNSWQDGVHPYDHFHTTAHEVLGVARGEATLTLGGERGTSVTVRAGDVIVLPAGTGHKNDGSSEDFLVVGAYAHGLEWDTCRPGDLDLHEARARIQAVPTPDLDPVSGLPWADTE; via the coding sequence ATGGCCACGGAACGTTTCGCTTTCCCCGACGACGAACGCACCCCCAACAACCCCATCCCCGCACGCGTGTACCGCGCTGCGCTGCCCGCCGACGCGAACGCGCAGGCGCAGCACTTCGCCGGGCACGGCTGGACGAACAGCTGGCAGGACGGCGTACACCCGTACGACCACTTCCACACGACCGCCCACGAGGTGCTGGGCGTCGCGCGCGGCGAAGCGACCCTCACGCTCGGCGGGGAACGCGGCACGAGCGTCACCGTGCGCGCCGGTGACGTCATCGTCCTGCCGGCCGGCACCGGCCACAAGAACGACGGCAGCAGCGAGGACTTCCTGGTCGTGGGCGCGTACGCGCACGGCCTGGAGTGGGACACCTGCCGCCCGGGCGACCTCGATCTGCACGAGGCCCGCGCACGCATTCAGGCCGTACCCACCCCGGACCTCGACCCGGTCAGCGGCCTGCCCTGGGCGGACACCGAATAA
- a CDS encoding DUF427 domain-containing protein, translating into MRATWNGATIAQSDDTVVVEGNHYFPRDSVNDAYLIPSDTHTTCPWKGQASYYTLQVGDQQNRDAAWFYSTPSDAARRIAGRVAFWRGVTIEP; encoded by the coding sequence ATGCGAGCCACCTGGAACGGCGCCACCATCGCCCAGAGTGACGACACGGTCGTCGTCGAAGGCAACCACTACTTCCCCCGCGACAGCGTCAACGACGCCTACCTCATCCCGAGCGACACCCACACCACCTGCCCCTGGAAGGGCCAGGCCAGCTATTACACCCTGCAGGTCGGCGACCAGCAGAACCGCGACGCCGCCTGGTTCTACTCCACGCCCAGCGACGCGGCGCGCCGCATTGCCGGCCGGGTCGCTTTCTGGCGCGGCGTCACCATCGAACCCTGA
- a CDS encoding ribose-phosphate diphosphokinase, with product MVFSGQSNTALAEKICQHLNIPLGRSETQKFTNDNMIVQYSESLREGDVFIVQSLSTPVSDAIMELLLMIDAAKSASAGRVTAVIPYYSYARSDKKDAPRISIAGRLVADLIQAAGADRVLTMTLHSPQVHGFFKVPVDHLSSDVVIADHLRARVPDADQGVVLAPDAGSIKRAAAISHRLNCGLAFIDKQRVSDTAVDPRALIGDVQGKRVFIVDDEISTAGSLVEAVNFAKRMGALEVYVAVTHGVYTGPAVQRIRELDAVEVASTNTVLVPQEKVDGTDGKLSVLDVAPLFARAISNIHTGESVSTLFE from the coding sequence ATGGTTTTCTCCGGGCAGAGCAACACCGCGCTCGCCGAGAAGATCTGCCAGCACCTGAACATCCCGCTCGGCCGCAGTGAAACGCAGAAGTTCACGAACGACAACATGATTGTCCAGTACAGCGAGTCGCTGCGCGAAGGGGACGTCTTCATCGTGCAGTCCCTGTCCACGCCGGTCAGTGACGCCATCATGGAACTCCTCCTGATGATCGACGCGGCCAAGAGCGCGTCGGCCGGGCGCGTCACCGCCGTCATCCCCTACTACAGCTACGCCCGCAGCGACAAGAAGGACGCGCCGCGCATCAGCATCGCCGGTCGCCTCGTCGCGGACCTGATTCAGGCGGCCGGCGCGGACCGCGTGCTCACCATGACGCTGCACAGCCCCCAGGTGCACGGGTTCTTCAAGGTGCCCGTCGATCACCTGTCCTCCGACGTCGTCATCGCCGACCACCTGCGCGCCCGCGTGCCCGATGCGGACCAGGGCGTCGTGCTCGCGCCGGATGCAGGCAGCATCAAGCGCGCGGCGGCCATCTCGCACCGCCTGAACTGCGGCCTGGCGTTCATCGACAAGCAGCGCGTATCGGACACTGCCGTCGACCCGCGCGCGCTGATCGGCGACGTGCAGGGTAAGCGCGTGTTCATCGTCGACGATGAGATCAGCACGGCCGGCAGTCTCGTGGAGGCCGTGAACTTCGCGAAGCGCATGGGCGCGCTGGAAGTATACGTGGCCGTCACGCACGGCGTGTACACCGGCCCGGCCGTGCAGCGCATCCGCGAACTGGACGCCGTGGAGGTGGCGAGCACGAACACCGTGCTGGTCCCGCAGGAGAAGGTGGACGGCACAGACGGGAAGCTGTCGGTGCTGGACGTCGCGCCGCTGTTCGCGCGGGCGATCAGCAACATCCACACGGGCGAGAGCGTCAGCACGCTGTTCGAGTAA
- a CDS encoding ExbD/TolR family protein, with protein sequence MRRRLRDDTGVTFDFAPMVDIVLLLVIFFMLTSSLATRQDALPLDLPRASQTVKETPDLPVVSVDEAGKVYLNGKATTLTRLEGQLKPLVAESGGLVGLRADERGNYGTVVRVMDSIKRAGGERLALGSRRP encoded by the coding sequence GTGAGACGCCGCCTCCGTGACGACACGGGCGTCACGTTCGACTTCGCACCGATGGTGGACATCGTGCTGCTGCTCGTCATCTTCTTCATGCTGACCAGCAGCCTCGCCACGCGGCAGGACGCGCTGCCCCTCGACCTGCCGCGCGCCTCCCAGACCGTCAAGGAAACCCCGGACCTGCCGGTCGTGAGCGTCGACGAGGCCGGGAAGGTGTACCTGAACGGCAAAGCCACCACGCTCACCCGCCTGGAAGGCCAGCTCAAGCCGCTCGTGGCCGAGTCCGGCGGGCTGGTGGGCCTGCGCGCCGACGAACGCGGCAACTACGGCACCGTGGTGCGCGTGATGGACAGCATCAAACGCGCGGGAGGGGAGCGTCTTGCGCTCGGCAGCCGCCGACCTTAA
- a CDS encoding MotA/TolQ/ExbB proton channel family protein, with protein MNALTLIQAAGPLLWILAALSLYVVYLAVLRAQLLTRLGRDPSATLARTHAVLLERGPHAALAELDRTGEATPAVNVLRAGLTRADRGVGAAQAAMNDAVLAEDARLYAGLTALGTVAQIAPLLGLLGTVFGMVRSFLVFSQTTAPTPTQLATGISEALVNTAGGLIVAILAYVARNALRARADRIAVSAERVREVFPAWLSAPVPQVPHIDFAAVPTEVAR; from the coding sequence ATGAACGCCCTCACCCTCATTCAGGCGGCCGGGCCCCTCCTGTGGATTCTCGCGGCCCTGTCGCTGTACGTCGTGTACCTCGCCGTGCTGCGCGCGCAACTGCTCACGCGCCTCGGCCGCGACCCCAGCGCCACGCTCGCCCGCACGCACGCCGTCCTGCTCGAACGCGGCCCGCACGCCGCCCTCGCGGAACTCGACCGCACCGGCGAAGCCACGCCCGCCGTGAACGTCCTGCGCGCCGGCCTCACCCGCGCCGACCGCGGCGTGGGGGCCGCGCAGGCCGCCATGAACGACGCCGTCCTCGCCGAGGACGCTCGACTGTACGCGGGCCTCACCGCGCTCGGCACCGTTGCGCAGATCGCGCCGCTGCTCGGCCTGCTCGGCACGGTGTTCGGTATGGTCCGCTCCTTCCTGGTGTTCAGCCAGACGACCGCGCCCACCCCCACGCAACTCGCCACCGGCATCAGCGAGGCGCTCGTCAACACCGCCGGCGGCCTGATCGTCGCGATCCTCGCGTACGTGGCCCGCAACGCCCTGCGCGCCCGCGCGGACCGCATCGCCGTGAGCGCCGAACGCGTCCGCGAGGTGTTCCCTGCGTGGCTGAGCGCGCCCGTCCCGCAGGTGCCGCACATCGACTTCGCGGCGGTGCCCACCGAGGTGGCCCGGTGA
- the dnaJ gene encoding molecular chaperone DnaJ: MDFYELLGVSRTASADEIKSAYRKLALKYHPDRNKEDGAQEKFAKINEAYAILSDPEKRAHYDRFGSAPAGGMPGGDPFGGMGGVDPMDLFEQLFGGGLFGGRGGGRRGPQRGDDLETEAHVTLQQAREGAEIEVEVDRFTTCEHCHGERSEPGGKPPKACPTCKGSGAVQVQARTILGTMMTQQPCPTCRGEGVQIEEPCTVCHGRGRTLKSERVKVRLPKGIDEGYRIRVAGMGHEGPGGPGDLYVHIEMERHPELRREEEHLVYVARIGYATAVMGGTINVPTLDGTHTVDVKPGTAHGEMTRLRGLGLPRLQGVGTGDLVVVFEIAVPKAAQLSAEAREALRAYARAVGDDVPEHREGFFEKIGKAIRGE, from the coding sequence ATGGATTTTTACGAGCTGCTCGGCGTGTCGCGCACTGCGAGCGCCGACGAGATCAAGAGCGCGTACCGGAAACTCGCGCTGAAATACCACCCCGACCGCAACAAGGAAGACGGCGCGCAGGAGAAGTTCGCCAAGATCAACGAGGCGTACGCGATCCTGAGCGACCCTGAGAAACGCGCGCATTACGACCGCTTCGGCAGCGCGCCCGCGGGCGGCATGCCCGGCGGCGACCCGTTCGGCGGCATGGGCGGCGTCGACCCCATGGACCTGTTCGAGCAGCTGTTCGGCGGCGGCCTGTTCGGTGGCCGCGGCGGTGGCCGCCGCGGTCCGCAGCGCGGCGACGACCTGGAAACCGAGGCGCACGTTACGCTGCAGCAAGCGCGCGAAGGGGCCGAGATCGAGGTCGAGGTGGACCGCTTCACGACCTGCGAGCACTGCCACGGCGAACGCAGCGAACCCGGCGGGAAACCGCCGAAGGCCTGCCCGACCTGCAAGGGCAGCGGCGCCGTGCAGGTGCAGGCGCGCACCATTCTCGGCACCATGATGACGCAGCAGCCGTGCCCGACCTGCCGCGGCGAAGGCGTGCAGATCGAGGAACCCTGCACCGTCTGCCACGGGCGTGGGCGCACCCTGAAGAGCGAACGCGTGAAGGTCCGCCTGCCCAAAGGGATCGACGAGGGGTACCGCATTCGCGTGGCCGGCATGGGCCACGAGGGTCCGGGCGGCCCCGGCGACCTGTACGTCCACATCGAGATGGAACGCCACCCGGAGTTGCGCCGCGAGGAGGAGCACCTCGTGTACGTGGCGCGCATCGGGTACGCCACGGCGGTGATGGGCGGCACCATCAACGTGCCGACGCTGGACGGCACGCACACCGTGGACGTGAAGCCGGGCACGGCGCACGGCGAGATGACGCGCCTGCGTGGCCTGGGCCTGCCGCGCCTGCAGGGTGTCGGCACTGGCGACCTGGTGGTCGTGTTCGAGATTGCCGTGCCGAAAGCGGCGCAGCTCAGCGCCGAGGCGCGCGAGGCGCTGCGCGCGTACGCCCGCGCCGTCGGGGACGACGTGCCGGAGCACCGCGAGGGCTTCTTCGAGAAGATCGGGAAGGCCATCCGCGGCGAGTAA
- the sufC gene encoding Fe-S cluster assembly ATPase SufC: MSEYQLEIRNLHASVGDQPILKGINLTVPRGELHAIMGPNGNGKSTLAKVIVGDPEYTVTEGEVLVDGQNILEMEPDERARLGVFLAFQYPVEIPGVTIANFLRLAMQARKAEGEEVSFTEFYGKLQSALKVLEWDESIVERYLNEGFSGGEKKRNEILQMLMLDPNYIIMDETDSGLDVDALKIVAKGVNSLRGANLGGLIITHYQRLLDYIVPDKVHIIVGGKVVQTGGPELARKLDTEGYDWVKELARA, from the coding sequence ATGAGCGAATACCAACTCGAAATCCGCAACCTGCACGCCAGCGTCGGCGACCAGCCCATCCTCAAAGGCATCAACCTCACCGTGCCCCGCGGCGAACTCCACGCCATCATGGGGCCCAACGGCAACGGCAAGAGCACCCTCGCCAAAGTCATCGTCGGTGACCCCGAATATACCGTCACCGAAGGCGAAGTCCTCGTGGACGGCCAGAACATCCTCGAGATGGAACCCGACGAACGCGCCCGCCTCGGCGTCTTCCTCGCCTTCCAGTACCCCGTCGAGATCCCCGGCGTCACCATCGCGAACTTCCTGCGTCTGGCCATGCAGGCCCGCAAGGCCGAAGGCGAAGAAGTCAGCTTCACCGAGTTCTACGGCAAGCTGCAAAGCGCCCTCAAGGTCCTCGAATGGGACGAGAGCATCGTCGAACGCTACCTCAACGAAGGCTTCAGCGGCGGCGAGAAGAAGCGCAACGAAATCCTCCAGATGCTGATGCTGGACCCCAACTACATCATCATGGACGAGACCGACAGCGGCCTCGACGTCGACGCCCTCAAGATCGTCGCCAAAGGCGTCAACAGCCTGCGCGGCGCGAACCTCGGCGGCCTCATCATCACCCACTACCAGCGTCTCCTCGACTACATTGTCCCCGACAAGGTCCACATCATCGTCGGCGGTAAAGTCGTCCAGACCGGCGGGCCCGAACTCGCGCGCAAGCTCGACACCGAAGGCTACGACTGGGTCAAGGAACTCGCGCGGGCCTGA
- a CDS encoding Gfo/Idh/MocA family protein, whose amino-acid sequence MTWRWGIFGAARIARALVPAIRAAGGQVHMIGARDPHRARAFADEHGIPLAGTYDDLLQEPTLDAVYVPLPNDAHLPWATRALQAGKHALVEKPLTLDAHQARQLADTAQSTDRLCLEAFAYRFTPHIEETLRLVHAGELGDVRAVHGAFGFPLDRPDDFRWDPTKGGGALYDVGCYPVNVTRLLLGEPSSVTAQARLTERGVDVGLSGVLTYPDALATISCGFDWAGPTQALHVTGTHGTLTLTDAYDSNPGRPVTLTVNGEVRNLPAENGYTRMVQHFQAAGRGETPLRYTPQDAVAQARVLDALLHSVRTSTPVRLSPDA is encoded by the coding sequence ATGACATGGCGCTGGGGCATCTTCGGCGCCGCGCGAATCGCCCGGGCCCTCGTGCCCGCCATTCGCGCGGCAGGCGGTCAGGTACACATGATCGGCGCGCGCGACCCTCATCGCGCCCGCGCCTTCGCCGACGAGCACGGTATTCCCCTGGCCGGCACCTACGACGACCTGCTCCAGGAACCCACCCTCGACGCCGTCTACGTCCCCCTTCCCAACGACGCGCACCTCCCCTGGGCCACCCGCGCCCTCCAGGCCGGTAAGCACGCCCTCGTCGAAAAACCACTCACCCTCGACGCGCACCAGGCCAGACAACTCGCAGACACCGCCCAGAGCACCGACCGCCTGTGCCTCGAAGCCTTCGCGTACCGCTTCACCCCGCACATCGAGGAAACCCTGCGCCTGGTGCACGCCGGTGAACTCGGCGACGTCCGCGCCGTGCACGGCGCGTTCGGCTTCCCCCTTGACCGCCCCGACGACTTCCGCTGGGACCCCACCAAGGGCGGCGGCGCCCTCTACGACGTCGGCTGCTACCCCGTGAACGTTACCCGCCTGCTGCTCGGCGAGCCCTCCAGCGTCACCGCGCAGGCCCGCCTCACCGAGCGCGGCGTAGACGTCGGCCTCAGCGGCGTCCTCACCTACCCGGACGCGCTCGCCACCATCAGCTGCGGCTTCGACTGGGCCGGCCCCACCCAGGCGCTGCACGTCACCGGTACGCACGGCACCCTCACCCTCACCGATGCGTACGACAGCAACCCCGGTCGCCCCGTCACGCTCACCGTCAACGGCGAGGTGCGCAACCTCCCCGCCGAGAACGGCTACACCCGCATGGTGCAGCACTTCCAGGCCGCCGGACGCGGCGAAACGCCCCTGCGGTACACCCCGCAGGACGCCGTCGCGCAGGCCCGCGTGCTCGACGCCCTCCTGCACAGCGTCCGCACCAGCACCCCTGTCCGCCTCAGCCCGGACGCCTGA
- the sufD gene encoding Fe-S cluster assembly protein SufD has protein sequence MTQALINDTLISGSPEWLAAKRQESLKLFNDLNTPTENVEAWKYTQVDVDFGALRPHGKRDRVSGVEALPERVQKRLRSTDVGGYLVFDGPDVVYSTDLPADVAAKGVIFTDLKTAVEQHADKVQQYLYSVVPAEVPDDTTIAAPGTTPSKSPDPSEGKFSALNAALWTNGAFVYVPRGVEVELPLGSFRVMSEAGTYTATRTLVVAEENAQVTFIDEQDSDELPGTYAFGAVELVVKAGARVRYVSVQNWGKGVTHIQRQRGDVDRDATLNSLVVTMGGTLSRTEMQSYLRGQGSDSEMLALYFANEDQHFDHYTLQHHAAPHAHSDLLYKGVGDNQAVGVFSGMIKVDLGAQKTDAYQKHRTLMLSSEARNFSVPQLEINANDVRCSHGSTTGPVNAEQLFFLRSRGISKEQAEKMLVTAFLEDVLSRVPLKSVVKYIEGIIAEKVGAN, from the coding sequence ATGACCCAAGCGCTGATCAATGACACCCTGATTTCCGGCAGCCCCGAGTGGCTCGCCGCGAAACGCCAGGAGAGCCTGAAGCTCTTCAATGACCTGAACACCCCCACCGAGAACGTCGAAGCCTGGAAGTACACGCAGGTGGACGTGGACTTCGGCGCGCTCCGCCCGCACGGCAAACGCGACCGCGTGAGCGGCGTCGAGGCGCTGCCCGAGCGCGTCCAGAAGCGTCTCCGCAGCACCGACGTGGGCGGCTACCTCGTGTTCGACGGCCCGGACGTCGTCTACAGCACCGACCTGCCCGCCGACGTGGCCGCGAAGGGCGTGATCTTCACGGACCTCAAGACCGCTGTGGAGCAGCACGCCGACAAGGTCCAGCAGTACCTGTACAGCGTCGTGCCCGCCGAAGTGCCGGACGACACCACCATCGCCGCGCCCGGCACGACGCCCAGCAAGAGCCCTGACCCCAGCGAAGGCAAATTCAGCGCGCTGAACGCCGCGCTGTGGACGAACGGCGCGTTCGTGTACGTGCCCCGCGGCGTCGAAGTGGAACTGCCGCTCGGGTCGTTCCGTGTGATGAGCGAGGCCGGCACGTACACCGCCACCCGCACGCTCGTCGTCGCCGAGGAGAACGCGCAGGTCACCTTCATTGACGAGCAGGACAGCGACGAACTGCCCGGCACGTACGCGTTCGGCGCCGTCGAGCTCGTCGTGAAGGCCGGCGCGCGCGTCCGCTACGTCAGCGTGCAGAACTGGGGCAAGGGCGTCACGCACATCCAGCGTCAGCGCGGCGACGTGGACCGCGACGCCACCCTCAACAGCCTGGTCGTCACCATGGGCGGCACGCTCAGCCGCACCGAAATGCAGTCCTACCTGCGCGGCCAGGGCAGCGACAGCGAAATGCTCGCGCTGTACTTCGCGAACGAGGACCAGCACTTTGACCACTACACCCTGCAGCACCACGCCGCGCCGCACGCGCACAGCGACCTGCTGTACAAGGGCGTGGGCGACAACCAGGCGGTCGGCGTGTTCAGCGGCATGATCAAGGTGGACCTGGGCGCGCAGAAGACCGACGCGTACCAGAAGCACCGCACCCTGATGCTCAGCAGCGAGGCGCGGAACTTCAGCGTCCCGCAGCTCGAGATCAACGCGAACGACGTGCGCTGCTCGCACGGCAGCACCACCGGCCCCGTGAACGCCGAGCAGCTGTTCTTCCTGCGTTCGCGCGGCATCAGCAAGGAGCAGGCGGAAAAGATGCTCGTGACGGCGTTCCTGGAGGACGTCCTGAGCCGCGTGCCGCTCAAGAGCGTCGTGAAGTACATCGAAGGCATCATCGCGGAGAAGGTCGGCGCGAACTGA
- the sufB gene encoding Fe-S cluster assembly protein SufB has protein sequence MTNPEVANINAQYEYGWSNPEKYAIKAPKGLSREVVEMISKAKEEPQWMLDFRLKALDIFYSKRMPEWGADLSGLNLDEIYYYIKPEGYNARSWDDVPEDVKLTFERLGIPEAERAALAGVGAQYESEMVYHNLKEEWEKLGVVFLSIEDGLRQYPELFREHFATVVPPEDNKFAAINSAVWSGGSFVYVPKGVKVDIPLQTYFRINAESSGQFERTLIIVDEGAQAHYIEGCTAPAYNSDSFHSGVIEIIVKPGARFRYSTIQNWSHNVYNLVTQRAAVYGNGVMEWVDGNLGSKVTMKYPACYLLEEGARGEVLSIAMAGRGQHQDAGAKIVHFAPHTSGTIVSKSISKDSGRSSYRGLVKIYEGARGSKTNVECDALLLDEEARTDTYPYIEIEEKDASVGHEATVSKINDEQILYLQSRGLSEDEAAGLIVRGFIEPIAKELPLEYAVELNRLIELEMEGSVG, from the coding sequence ATGACGAACCCTGAAGTTGCCAACATCAACGCTCAGTACGAATACGGCTGGAGCAACCCCGAGAAGTACGCCATCAAGGCGCCCAAGGGCCTTAGCCGCGAAGTCGTCGAGATGATCAGCAAAGCCAAAGAGGAACCCCAGTGGATGCTGGACTTCCGCCTCAAGGCGCTCGACATCTTCTACAGCAAGCGCATGCCGGAATGGGGCGCGGATCTCTCGGGCCTGAACCTCGACGAGATCTACTACTACATTAAGCCCGAAGGCTACAACGCCCGCTCCTGGGACGATGTGCCCGAGGACGTCAAGCTGACCTTCGAACGCCTCGGTATTCCCGAAGCGGAACGCGCCGCCCTCGCCGGCGTCGGCGCGCAGTACGAATCCGAGATGGTCTACCACAACCTCAAAGAGGAGTGGGAGAAGCTCGGCGTGGTGTTCCTCAGCATCGAGGACGGCCTGCGCCAGTACCCGGAGCTGTTCCGCGAGCACTTCGCGACCGTCGTGCCGCCCGAAGACAACAAGTTCGCGGCCATCAACAGCGCCGTGTGGTCCGGCGGCAGCTTCGTGTACGTCCCGAAGGGCGTCAAGGTCGACATCCCCCTGCAGACGTACTTCCGCATCAACGCCGAATCGAGCGGCCAGTTCGAGCGCACGCTGATCATCGTCGATGAGGGCGCGCAGGCGCACTACATCGAAGGCTGCACCGCGCCCGCGTACAACAGCGACAGCTTCCACAGCGGCGTCATCGAGATCATCGTGAAGCCCGGCGCGCGCTTCCGCTACAGCACCATCCAGAACTGGAGCCACAACGTCTACAACCTTGTCACGCAGCGCGCCGCCGTGTACGGCAACGGCGTGATGGAATGGGTGGACGGCAACCTCGGCAGCAAGGTCACCATGAAGTACCCCGCCTGCTACCTCCTTGAGGAAGGTGCGCGCGGCGAGGTCCTCAGCATCGCCATGGCGGGCCGCGGCCAGCACCAGGACGCCGGCGCCAAGATCGTGCACTTCGCGCCGCACACCAGCGGCACCATCGTCAGCAAGTCGATCAGTAAGGACTCCGGACGCAGCAGCTACCGCGGCCTCGTGAAGATCTACGAAGGCGCGCGTGGCAGCAAGACCAACGTCGAATGCGACGCGCTCCTGCTCGACGAGGAAGCCCGCACCGACACGTACCCGTACATCGAGATCGAGGAGAAGGACGCCTCGGTGGGTCACGAAGCGACCGTGTCCAAGATCAACGACGAGCAGATCCTGTACCTCCAGAGCCGCGGCCTCAGCGAGGACGAAGCGGCCGGCCTGATCGTGCGCGGCTTCATTGAGCCCATCGCGAAGGAACTCCCGCTGGAGTACGCCGTGGAACTGAACCGCCTGATCGAACTCGAAATGGAAGGCTCCGTCGGCTGA